The stretch of DNA aattccatgaaaaagcatgaaaaatcgaagaaaaacgaaaaaattgtgagctgtacggacagttttcgccatcgcaagaaaattttaacacaactccgatttttttcgaatcttcaaaaaatcataactaattcaaattaaatcgaaattgagttctgtaaaaaagtaacttgcttaattttttccatactatccaataaaaataatttcagaaacagatattcaattatttttaatgaaaattcacaaacaccaatcaatcatcaaataacactcaatacaacatgataccatccaaaaacaaacaaacaatcgttttaaagtccaaatttcctgcaagtaaatcaattaccatggctctgaggccagttgttagaatttattttaccaggatcttagatctactcacaagtatgttgattaacaccttaaatatgaactttctaaaacgatgaaataaacacatataaagtttagaaaaccttacattgagtgcagcggaattaaatgactccttccgttcagatatctagcccttgattcctttctgtagcagagcattatcaatatctgaacctggatctctttctctaaatctttgatgttgaaacctccttcttgctgaaagtctttcttcacgatcttcctcactatgattgaggtatcacttgctgtgtgtgggcactactcatacactaagaatttcgaaatctcaatgaggaagagagagagagtgggttcggccaaagatagggagagagaaggctcagttttttctgaatgaaaaagtataaaatttaagtgtaatttttctgaagccttcactatctatttatagcattccactagggttaggtttgaattatttggcattaaaataatgaaaatattagagggaaaaaccctataaaagtggccggccctacataatggatttgggcctcactttttgcaattttgcagttttatcttttctgcatctgattttctcaaaaacgccaattttctaattcaaccatttaaatgccaattctaactatttaataactataaataattattaaataatattgtcatttatcatatttattaattgaaccatacaaagtatcataattaacaaatatgcccctaaaactctttctttacaatttcgcccttacttagtgaaaaattcacaaatagacatagtctaatttgagaattataattgattaatcaaaaccaattacatgagtcttacaagcaatattatctcaactagtgtggggaccatgggtctatataaccgagcttccaataagtagatcaagaatttattactaaaattcactaacttattaattcttcgttgaatccacgaatagaacttagaattgcactctcagtataatagaatgctctatatgttccaccatatagacgcatcatcagttatccattgttataatcctaatttgatcactgatcctctatatgaatgatctacactgtaaagggattaaattaccgttacaccctacaatgtatttattccttaaaacacttgaccccgtataaatgatatttcagcttatgtaaaatgagtactccaccatttatgttcgtttggtcaagctcgaagaagatcatcctttgcttactattcgccagatagaagctacagattccatgtttatgatagcgctcccactcaattgcactaccgtgttcccaaaatgtacgtatcaccctgacctaaaagtaggcttaactaacaaatcaaagaacacgtatagcctttcaagattgataATTTTATACTATGTTtggaaaatgtgatttttgagggaAATAGATTGATAATTTTCTGGTGGCTTCACCCTCTCAATCGAaccctctctccctctctaaCCCTTTCTTGAACTTCAAGTGAAATTGTTGAGATATTGAGTGAATTACTTGGCTTTGAAGCTTGAAATTGGAAGGATTTTAAGCTTGGAATTGAGGTATCTTCTAGCTGAAGTGATTTAGAATTATTGTTGtgattcttgttgattttaattgTTGAAAAAGCATGTTTGGAATTTAGAGTTGCATGTTCTTGATGTAGGTTGAATTTTGGTGTTGAACTTTGTGGATTTTGAGTGAGAAATTGCAAGATGTGGTTTTGAGTTGTTGGTTGTGATTATTGAGTATTTTTCTAGGTCAAATCTTTGTGAATTGATTGTGTTTGCAACTGGAATTATGAACTTGGTTAAGTTGAGCTTCTTGTGTTTGAGCTTCAATTTTATGGAGTTAAGGCATGGATTTTATGTGTTTTTACAATCTgaaattatgaactaaattgtGGGATTTTGGATgcataaatatatgtttttaatCCTATAATATTGTCTAGCTGCTGTAAGTGGATTAATTAtgaatttggttgtgaaaagcaagcttgagttcatggaactcaagcttggtgctttaatggcactttttgatttttagtgcaattgttgtgtttaagttgtggaatatgtttattatgacatatattgatgctctagaaagtttgggaatgtttggggatgatttgagtgagtttggGGGGTTTagagattgagaaatttcgtgttctctgcccaaacaaccggaattccggttggttcatccggaattccggttagagttcatcgggaaatgctgaattttgttttggccataacttttgactcgggactccgtttgggacgttctttataccgttggaaagctcttttcgagctctatgtgattatctgtatttgaaatgccatgaatttattttatgaatgtgaaatcaggtgttaaccctatttgtgaaatcccggattgtgtgtgactaggattaccggcacctggtcaggagcacccggggatttggaatctctactattgcgggacatcacgtaagacagtgattagaaCGTAGAGTATgcacagtggcgcttatgttgagaatgatatgcataaatgtttaagtaaccgggattagggtgagcctaatcataacaggattaagaacatttgatctaggatcaactaggcgatattgacttgaatagatattacggtaagtttaataaatctaagtcaaagttcaatatcggtcccttccgatgcatactccatgcatccaacctgagctttactttaactaatgctctggaaagaacatagcatttctccaaatgcaagtaaactcttgttgtagattatcatatcagtaaaaccctgtgtctgataaatctaggaaactttattcacatagtcatgtttactttccaatgtgttgacaacacgataaacatgatcaagtatgtgaaaagggtttcagatgaattcatacattatgtacgtataatcatgaaataaatcatgtgaaccatgcaacattaaatgttatttctgatctatattaataagtaaatctgattatattgaaatgagttttatttagggcataaaacccaacagattggGCAAATGCCAAGGTCTTTGTGAGGTTCTTGAATACATTTTACACATTGACACTAAAGTTTAGTGGGTCTTTGTATTCTACTTCAAACTTGTATTTGGATCGAATATCTGATGTTCATAGACAATTGAAACGTCTAGTTAATTGTCAAGATCCCATACTGAGTAAGATGGCTGGCAATATGCATAAAAAGTTTAACAAGTATTAGGGGAAAAGTGAGAGAATGAATCATGTGTTGATACTTGGTATGGTGTTAGATCCAAGATACAAGTTGGCATATTCAAGACATTGTTTGAGTTTCATTTTTGATGAGAACGATGTTGATGCTTTGATTAAATCTGTTGAAGAGACTCTGCGGGGCATGTTTGCTGAATATGGTGAGAGGTTTACTCCTAGCACCAATGGTAGTGGGTCACAAACCCCATCTCAAACTTCTAGCAATGTCTCAGAGTTGAGCTCATTGAATGATGAGGATATTGGTGTCAAACAGTTATGGATCCCACAACAACAAGCCAAACAATGTGGAGGAACAGAGGTGGATACTTATTTTGTGGAACAAACAGAGGATCCAACATCTGATGACTTTGACATATTAGGATGGTGGAAAGGAAAAACTAAGAAATATCTCATACTATCTGAAATTGCTAGAGATGTGCTTGCTTCTCCAGTGTCGAATGTTGCTTCGGAGTCGGCTTTTTCTACAAGTGGTAGAATTATTGATAATTTTAGGAGCTCATTAACTCCTAAAATGGTTGAAGCATGCATTTGCTCTGAAAATTGGTTTAGCTCTTCACGTGAACCTGTGGTTGTAAGGCCATACATGGATGAAGTGCAAACCTTTCAAGATTCAATTGAAGTTGTGCCAGGTAATGTGGAATTATAAATTCACAATATAATGTtcttattttagttttaattaatttatttgttcattatattttcttatgaATTTTGTAGAGGATTCTTCTACTATTACATCAGAGTCTCTAGCTGAAGCAAGTCAAGAAGGTGCAGCAAGCTAGATGGATGAAGTGCAAACTTTTCATGATTGAACTGACGTTGTGTCAGGTAATGTGGAATTATAGTCACAATATAAtactcttattttaattttaattaattcatttgttcattacatttttttatgaattttgtaGAGGATGCTTCTACTATTACCTTGGAGTCTCTAGTTGAAGCAAGTTAGATTGGGCATAAGCTAGAATATGCATGTTATTCCTTAGATTGGGCATAAGCTGGACTATTTTAGTTTGAATTTTCTGTTGTAATATGGACTTTATTATGGATTTTGATCAACTATGGAACTTATTATGGAGTATGGACTTAATTAAGGACTTTGAtgaattatgtaatttattatggaCTTAATTTAAGACTTTGACgaattatgtaatttattatggaCTTTAGAATGATTATAAGTTTtatatttgattatagatatcaAAGTATTGTAAATGGAACATATAATAAGTGGTCAAACTGTCAAAAACGGTAAAGAAAAAAACATTAAATCCAATTTTATGGGCCTTGTAAAACCCAAACCGTTTCAAACCGTTTAAAAACCGTTTATAACCGCGATCAGTTTTTTGATGTTAacggtcggttacggttttgTGAACAATCACACCGTAACCGCCTGGTCGGTTTGGCAACAGGTAAAAACCGACCGTAACCGACCGAATTTCACCCCTAGTTTCTCTTATCTTTAAGTGCCTATCTTCTGCTGCTATTTCTTTTTCTGTCAATGGTGTTGTTAGTGAGCCTATCAAGCCTACTAGGGGTTTACGTCAAGGGGATCCCTTGTCACCTTATTTGTTCATTCTCTGTTCTGAGGGTCTTTCTGCTATTCTTAGCAATTATCAGCGTCGAGGCCTTCTTAGGGGCCTTGCAATTGCTAGGAATGCCCCTTCtatttctcatcttttgtttgCAGATGATAGCATCCTTTTTTGTTCTGCTGATCCCACTTCTTGTGCTGCCCTTAACCAAGCTCTTACTCTTTATTCTAAAGCTTCTGGACAAATGATAAATTTTGGCAAGTCTTCTATTTTATTTTCCCCCAATACTCATTCTGAGATTAAAGATCTCTTTTTTCGTACATTTCATTTGGAGGATAGGCCGTTTATCACCAAATACCTGGGTTTGCCTCAGTGTCTGTCTAGGTCTAAATATCCTGCTTTTTCCTTTCTTAAAGATCGAATCTCCACCATTGTTCATTCCTGGCATCATAAATGGTTTTCGAGGGCGGGTAAGGAAACTCTCATTAAAGCTGTTCTCCAAGCCATTCCTACCTATGCCATGTCCTGTTTTAGATTACCAACTAAACTTTGTAAGGAAATTGAGTccctaatttcaaaattctggTGGGGTTCCTCGAGGGATAATTCGAAACTTCATTGGAAAAATTGGGGAGCTGTTTGTCAATCTAAGTTTGTTGGGGGGTTGGGATTCAGATCTTTTGTTCACTTTAATCAGGCAATGCTTGCTAAACAGGCCTGGCGGGTTCTTATGTGTCCTCAATCTTTGCTTAGTAAAACCCTGAAAGCTAGGTATTTTCCTCATTCTTCAGTCCTTGAGGCAGGCCCTGGTTTTAATCCTTCTTACTCCTGGCGCAGTCTCCTTTGGGGGCGTGATCTAATGAAAAAAGGGTTAATTTGGAAAGTTGGTGATGGCTCAAATATTCATGCGATTCAGGATCACTGGATCCCTGGGCTTCGTTAGAAATTTTATGCCTCCCCTCCTCCTCCTGACTTAACTCTTTCTTATTTTCTCTCCCCATCGGGTGGTTGGAAGTTAGATAGGCTTAATCAGCATTTTGACTCCTCCACGGTAACCCATATCCTTAATGTTCCAATTTCTGGTGCATGTGGCTCGGATAATCTCATTTGGGGTCAAGAATCTTCAGGAATTTTGAGTGTTAAGAGTGCTTATCACCTTGCTTTGACAGACCATAGTATAGCTTCGGGTTCctcttttcaaaatagtaagcGGTTTTGGACTACAGTTTGGTCTTCAAATGTTCTCCCTAAAGTTAAACACTTGATTTGGCGAGTTTTGTCCCACTCAATTCCTGTTGCTTCCTCTTTATTTTTTCGTCACATAATTCCATCCCCTGCCTGCCCGATCTGTCATCAAACCACGGAGACAGTGAAACATGCCATCTTGGACTGTAAGTATGCTAGAAAAGCCTGGAAAAGTTCAAATTTTATTAGCTTTTATAATAGTAATTTAACTAGCTCCATGGATAACTTTTTTGTTGCTACCTTTGAAACTTTTTATTTCAACAGATTGCTAtacttttttgttttgtttgggaAATTTGGAACTATAGGAATAAAGTGTTTCATAATCATAAAAGGCCTTGGCCACAAGATATTTTTCAATCTGCTTGTAATTTTTTGGATGAATTTCAGTTAGCTCGTGCCAAGAACTTCAAACAGGATACTGCAACTTCAGAGTGTCAAGATCTAATCCCTGCCCCGGTTGTAGGTACCTGGCAAGTTAACATTGATGCAGCTATTGATGTGGCCTCTCAAAAGACTAGTTTAGCTTCAATTGTCACGGATGAGCGTGGGATCATTAAAGCAGGGTTTATGCTCCCATTACAAGGAGTGCTTCCTCCGGATGTTGCTGAGGCAAAAGCCATTTTGGCTGCGGTTCAATGGTTACAAGCTACTAAGCTGCCGGTTTCTATCCTTCTTTCGGACTGTAAATTAGTAGTGGACAAAATTAATAATGTCTTTTGTAATAATTATGTTTTAAGTGAtgtaattaattgtactaaagcCTTGCTAGCTCAAAGCCCTGGACTCGTTGTTAAGCATGTTCATAGGAGCCATAACATGTTAGCTCATGATCATGCTAAAGTCGGTCTCAGGCTTCTTAGCGAGTGCGTTTGGAATGGTTAATATACGGCTTGTTAAAAATTCCCTCAACTATTACATTTATAGAAATTTAATCCTTCTGTTAGGTTCTGTCTAATTATTCTGTTTACCCGATGACATGTCTTTGTCAATTAACAACTTTGTTCTCTAAACTTTGTCAACTATCAAAGTGTACCCCCTTAATATAAAGATAGAAAAGATTTAACATTGTTTTAGTAaatcttaaaaatttaatttaaatctgaaaaattattttgaatgattaagaaaatttaaaaagaaattaaaattttaaaactaattacgCGACataaaaagttatttatttttttattaaaaaattaatttagatattaaaaatttaatttataaaaactaaattttaaaggaacaaacttgaatatattttgttttggctaattaggattttttctcCCGAActtgtactaaatcatgctccttgAACTTTCAAGACCgtttaaaatttcccctaaactattgagattgttggatttaaggatttttgtctaattttagtaacaaaagtctaacatggatgaaagttcagggggcatgatttgacaCATGTTAAAGTTTGAGGGACATAATTTGacacatgtcaaagtttgaggggcataatttggtagatatcaaagtcccaggagcatgatttagttcATGGGCAATCGCCCAATTAGTTagattgaataaaattagacacaggtccttaaatccaaaagtctcaatagttcaggaaaaATTTTTAACTGCCAAAAAAGTTTGgagtatgatttggtacatgtcaaagttcaggagtaaaaatcctaattaaccttttgtttttataaaaaatataaatttgtttaagtaaacataatatttgtttagtttaatttataatttttttttcccaaaaaaatatatttttcttaaatttttaattgttttttttactTGGTAcgagtttataaatataaataagtttgattttaaaaaaaaaaatagttcatttaaattatttggtttgattttttaagatacgtgttgataaataaaataaagtttgaaattattttttaaagtaaaattatttttttattaatttaatatttttatttaattttttaataattttttttttgaattaataaaatattataactttttttaataaaaatgagcaaaattttgtattggtcaaaattcagaaataaaaatcttaatttttaacggtaaaaaaaatagaagttaACAAAAGAAGCATAATTAGGTAACTATTTTATTAGAGAGCAAAATCAAGATTTTCAAGATTACAACACAACGATTACAGCACAACACAACGATTTCTCTTCAGTAAGAAGAGCCCAACCCCATTTAGACAGAAGGCCCTGattcattttcaaaattttctgaaTCCAAGACCATCTACGGCTAAgcgtaaattatttattaattaaagagTAATTTGTGGCAAAAGACGCTCAACTattaatttacttgcaaaaaatcatccaacctcatattttgatgggaaaaccctccaaagtactgttCCGTTTACAAGGTGTCGTTTGTCCAGCCTCGTTAAGTcttaattttgcccacgtggcaatgacaagtcactaaaaaattatcctaagtgacaatattttacaaaataaaaataaaaaaaaaatttaacagtaatttgcggcaaaactcccccaactattaatttacttgcaaaataccatccaaccttaaagttttttggatgattttttgcaagtaaattgatagttggagggttttgccgcaaattactcttaaagtttttattttatttcgtaAAATATAGCCACattggataattttttagtgacctgtCAATACCATGTGGACAAAATTAAAACTTAACGAGACTGGAcagacgacaccttaaaaataTAAACGAATTTTCCAAGAAAATTGATAGTTAGGAGATTTTAGCgcaaattacttttaattaaaCTATCTAAACAAGATACTTACCGATATTGCCACGATCATAAGCCTTTTCTTTGTTCTTTTTTTGTCCAAGAAAACATGTCATATGGTCAGTTTAGTCAGAATTCCCAGCACGATCACAGAAGAAGAGGAAAGCTGGCCGAACCGAACCTATCTGAAAGTGAAGGGAAATCGAAAATGGAAAAGGCAAAGCAATTTCTGCAACCGACCCAAGCAGATTTAGACATAATCTCTCGCCTCGTCATTCCAACCCACCGACCCGGTGCTGATACCAGTTTCTACGAAGATTTCGCCCTCAAAGGCATCCGAGTGGACCGAGTCGAACAAGGTCTAGTTGTTTGTACCTTCAAGGTCCCTCCTCGTCTCACCGTAAGTCATTCAAACCCCAACCGACCCTAAATTTGATATTCCAAAGATCGTATATCAATGAAagcaaattattattattgttgataCAATTTGCAGTGAACTCGATCATGCTACTGCCTACTGGCGAGTCTTGTTTGACTTGAAAGACTTTTGATTTGGATTCTTTGTTGCAGGATAGGAATGGAAAATTAGCTACGGCCGCAATTGCAAATCTGGTCGATGAAGTCGGCGGTGCAGTAGCTCATACTGAGGGTCTACCCATGAATGTATCAGTGGACATGTCCATTTCATTTTTATCTTCGGCCATGGTTGGTGTAAGTGTCAAAACACCCAAAACCCCTTTTTTATGTTGTTGGGTTTATCAAGATACATACTTTCCCATTGATTATCTCTGTATCATTATGAACTTTGTGCCTAGGATAGGGAACTTCACAGAAAAacttttccccctaatttcagGGAACATTAATCACTTAGGAAAATGAAATTTTCAGGAATGAGATTAGACCAGTTATGATTATAGATTTATACTAGCTCAAGTGGTTATGTGTTTGAATGGTTGGTTCAAGTCATAAGTGATAAGAGCTTAGACCTGGGGGCAATAATGATTGTATTTTCAatcttttttacatttatttgttaattgtcATGAATTAGTAGATTTTGGGTTGAGATTTCCATATAGGTGTTTTCTGGGTACTAATATGTGATAGCTGGATTGGAATTTGCAGGATGAATTGGAGATTACATCAAGGCTTTTAGGTAGAAAAGGAGGTTATTCTGGAACTTTAGTGCTATTGAAGAACAAAGTGTCTGGTGAGCTAATTGCTGAAGGTCGACATTCATTGTTTGGAAAACATGCTAGCAAACTCTGATTTCATCCATTTCCAGTCTCaaatttgtaaataaatatgCAACAAATACATGAAAGCCAAAGAGAGAGACATATAGTTTATATTATTCAGGGCTGGTGATGTATTTTGATTAGATAGGTGGTCCGATCTTGTAGTACTATACTTGGAGTAAACAAATATgttggtttttcttttcttttcattttcatttgttgtacaaattctaaattttattaaggctaattaagattttttctctcgaattttgatatgtactaaattatgtctcCTGAACTTtaaaggtcgttaaaaatactcccaggaactattgagattgttaattttaaggacttttgtccaattttaataaaaataattctaacatggatgaaagttcagggggcatgatttagtacatgtcaaagttcgaggggcatgatttgatagatatcaaagCTTGGGgagtataatttagtacataaacaattactaaaatagtaaaagtgaatgaaattagataaaagtccttaaatcaaacaatctcaataatttaaggggaatttttaacggtcaaAAAATTGAGGCATGCTTTAgtacattttaaaatttaggAGGTAAacatcctaattagccttttatTAAACATTATGTTTATAAAATGTTAGCTAGATGTAGTTAAATGCACAAACTATTAACGGAAGGAAATTCAACttttgagaaaaacaaaaacattaaaatgagAGTTTATttagtaaatatttataaataatactaTCTTCAACAAACAAATTGTGGTATTACAACATTAGCTAACTTAACTAACAATCGGTTTTTGGTTGGCTAGTCTGTTTTGTCTATTACAACATTAGCTTGTTCTCTAGGTAGTTAGTTATTTGTTTTACAGGCTATGTAAGAAGACTTTAGGTGAGTTTTCATAAGTGAGATTTTGGGGAGATTAGAGTTTTAGTTTTGGGCTTGGCAAAACACATTTTGAGAGAAGTGTTTTTGTTTGCTTTCATGGTCGTGTTAGACCTTTATATAGATTCTTGATACTTTCTATTTACGAAAACTCACTGTTCTTCTTTTGCAGGGTTTCTTCGTTGTTCTCTCTTGAATGCCTGTTTGCTTTAACTTTGTCAGAACTAATACTTATCCTTATTTTGTGTCATTTGTTAGCCGTATCTAGAAgtattttgaaactcaagcgaaGTACTTCATACTACAGGTGTTTCAAGTTGACCTCAGGCATGCAGCTTGGTTTAGTGCTGTTCCATGGAGTGGGATGGCAGTCATCGGATATCTTGTTGGTTTGTGGTCAGACCTGTTAGTCTGTAGTGGTACATCTATCACTTTAACGCGAAAGATCATGCAGGTATGGAGTTCTTGTTCATTAACAGCCATGTTTTGTGCAAGAACGTTCTATTCATGAGCTGTTTTGTTTCCTTGGTTTTTGACTAAACAATTAGTTTTCACTATAGTACACTACACCCTTAAAAAATAccaaagaaagaaaattatattaaattttctgGACCATATAGAATTAATTGTGGTTCTTTTATCTAAAAAACCAAAAGTAGAAAAACCCCATCAGGGGATATTTTTCTTCCTATTCCTTTGGTGCATGTGCATCAGTAAGCAATTAAGGTAAAACCTTAGCACTAGCACACTACCATATCTTTCTTAGCCATAAAAACATTaatctttaaatattttaatcatGCATAGAATAATCAAAAGATCCAATTGCTTTCTCTGCAGTAAATTGGTTTTTTTGGTACGGAAGTTGCTCTTGTGGGATTAACTACAGCAAAAAGTCCAGTGAATGCAGAAGAATGCATCTGCATGGTTCGCATTAGCTGTTGGATTGAAATCTTCTGGTCATTCAGGATTTCTTGTGAATCTCCAGGTTTGACCAGATCACCTTAACTTGACTTCTTTGAATTAACTCTTCTTTGTCAGACCATTTTTGATATTTGTTTCTGTTTCCAGGAGATCACGTACTCCACAATATTTTGGTGTTTTGCATGGTAGTATTCATGACAACATATTAATGAGAtgctgtaaattttatttttttataacctCGTGATAACATTTGAACAGCATAATTTTGCATTATTGTTTCTATGCAATTACTATGTTGGATAGCAATAAAAGCAAGTATATATAATAGCAATAAacctttttcttttgattttattACAAAACTTGATCACAAAACTGAAGTTTTTAACTTGCAACAACCTTTTCTTTTCCCCGTAGGACTGTCAAATACTGCTGGAACATTTTTCATAATCGTGCAAGCAGTTGGATCTGGTTTCTTTGTAGAATTAGTGGGTTCTTTCCAAGGATTTTTGTTGCTCACATCACTCTTGTATTTTCCCACAGCCATTTTCCACAAAATCTTTTCTAATGGAGAGGGTAAATTATGATGAACCCGGTAAGTATAATTTCTTCTTATGTTTATCTTCTAACTGCTGATTCTTTTTCTGTGGATTATGAACTTGCTACTTAGTTGTTTGGAACTATCATCATGACTCATAAAGCATGAAGTA from Cannabis sativa cultivar Pink pepper isolate KNU-18-1 chromosome 2, ASM2916894v1, whole genome shotgun sequence encodes:
- the LOC115721437 gene encoding uncharacterized protein LOC115721437 yields the protein MSYGQFSQNSQHDHRRRGKLAEPNLSESEGKSKMEKAKQFLQPTQADLDIISRLVIPTHRPGADTSFYEDFALKGIRVDRVEQGLVVCTFKVPPRLTDRNGKLATAAIANLVDEVGGAVAHTEGLPMNVSVDMSISFLSSAMVGDELEITSRLLGRKGGYSGTLVLLKNKVSGELIAEGRHSLFGKHASKL